Proteins encoded in a region of the Aerosakkonema funiforme FACHB-1375 genome:
- a CDS encoding AI-2E family transporter → MSQIPVKNLWERLNNLALVRFLLLFASGWAIVQCFAYFQDIIVVFTFAAIVAFLLSYPVRWLRRFMPHGVAVSVVFLVSLLLLGIFTFTVGFAILSQGQQLLESVPNFLNSLIPLVERLESYLRTRNLQVDLRAIEEPLRNQALVVLGASLATSPILLTNLIHFILIEVVAFFMLLDGKRLWNFLLKVVPKHLRDRFTDIVQRNFLGYFRGQLLLSLFLSASSFIVFVILQVPFPLVLAAIAGVFDLIPGIGATLGIILICLFLLPQSIWMAIKVLITCIVLQQIQDNLIAPRVMQNSLNLNPVLVFFALLVGARIAGLLGVFLAIPIAGVVVTWFEIEDMKAMNSEQS, encoded by the coding sequence ATGAGTCAAATACCTGTAAAAAATCTCTGGGAACGATTAAATAATTTAGCTTTGGTTCGCTTTTTGCTTCTGTTTGCTTCTGGCTGGGCGATCGTACAGTGTTTTGCCTATTTTCAGGACATAATTGTAGTTTTTACCTTCGCTGCCATTGTCGCTTTTTTGCTCAGCTATCCGGTAAGATGGCTGCGACGTTTTATGCCTCATGGTGTAGCGGTTAGCGTAGTATTTTTGGTAAGCCTTTTGCTATTGGGTATTTTCACATTCACCGTGGGATTTGCGATTTTATCGCAAGGACAACAACTTCTGGAGAGCGTACCCAACTTTTTAAACTCTCTCATACCTTTAGTAGAAAGGCTGGAAAGTTATCTGCGTACCAGAAACCTGCAAGTCGATTTGCGTGCGATCGAAGAACCTTTGCGAAATCAAGCTTTAGTAGTTCTCGGTGCCAGTCTGGCTACTTCACCTATATTGTTGACGAATTTAATCCACTTTATACTAATTGAAGTTGTCGCATTTTTTATGCTTTTAGATGGCAAACGACTTTGGAATTTTCTCCTAAAAGTTGTACCGAAGCATCTGCGCGATCGCTTTACAGATATAGTGCAGCGTAACTTTTTAGGTTATTTTCGCGGACAGCTACTTTTATCTCTCTTTTTGAGCGCTTCCAGTTTCATCGTTTTCGTTATTTTACAAGTGCCATTTCCCTTAGTCTTGGCAGCAATAGCTGGAGTTTTTGACTTAATTCCTGGGATCGGAGCTACTTTAGGGATTATTTTAATTTGTTTATTTTTATTACCTCAAAGTATTTGGATGGCTATCAAAGTCTTAATAACTTGTATTGTACTTCAGCAAATACAAGATAACTTGATAGCTCCTCGTGTCATGCAAAATTCACTCAATCTTAACCCAGTTTTAGTATTCTTTGCATTATTAGTCGGTGCTAGAATAGCAGGTTTACTTGGAGTATTTCTAGCCATTCCCATTGCAGGAGTCGTCGTTACTTGGTTTGAAATAGAAGATATGAAAGCCATGAATTCAGAGCAATCGTAA
- a CDS encoding 1-acylglycerol-3-phosphate O-acyltransferase, translating to MVKSREPFTSLLLYHLFKWSVVSPMLHVYFQGRINGAEAVPQEGPLVVVSNHASHFDPPILSCCLRRPVAFMAKEELFKIPILKDAILLYGAYPVNRQSADRSAIRSALKYLEEGWATGVFLQGTRTPDGRITEPKLGAAMIAAKAKVPLLPVSLWGTEKILQKGSPMPRFTPVTVRIGELIEPPSSSSREELESVTQKCAFQINALHDLGR from the coding sequence GTGGTCAAAAGCCGGGAACCCTTTACCAGCTTGTTGCTGTACCACTTGTTCAAGTGGTCGGTTGTTAGTCCCATGCTCCACGTTTACTTTCAGGGACGCATTAATGGTGCTGAAGCCGTGCCGCAAGAAGGGCCATTGGTGGTGGTGAGCAACCACGCCAGCCACTTTGACCCACCAATTTTATCTTGTTGTCTGCGTCGGCCTGTCGCCTTCATGGCTAAAGAAGAATTATTTAAAATCCCGATCTTAAAAGATGCGATTTTGCTGTATGGTGCTTATCCGGTGAATCGTCAGTCCGCAGACCGCAGCGCGATTCGTTCCGCACTCAAATATTTGGAGGAGGGATGGGCTACGGGTGTTTTCTTGCAAGGCACTCGTACCCCAGACGGAAGAATTACCGAACCCAAACTCGGTGCTGCTATGATTGCCGCAAAGGCAAAAGTTCCCTTGCTGCCAGTGAGTTTGTGGGGTACGGAGAAAATTTTGCAAAAAGGCTCTCCTATGCCTCGATTTACGCCAGTGACGGTGCGTATCGGCGAGCTAATAGAGCCTCCTAGTTCCAGCAGCCGGGAAGAATTAGAGTCTGTGACCCAAAAATGTGCCTTTCAAATCAATGCTCTGCATGATTTGGGCCGTTAA
- a CDS encoding DUF2288 domain-containing protein, whose amino-acid sequence MQDLKAELAETLDEAEWQWLMPHAQRDRLIVVSLGLDLVDVGVAIANDDVLSVQHWIGEQLIYKPSPTQMASWQSDGSKRFNALIVQPYVLVQEPSVQS is encoded by the coding sequence ATGCAGGATCTAAAAGCGGAATTGGCAGAGACCCTGGATGAGGCAGAATGGCAATGGCTGATGCCCCACGCTCAGCGCGATCGCTTAATTGTAGTCTCTCTGGGACTCGACTTGGTGGATGTCGGGGTGGCCATAGCTAACGATGATGTTTTATCTGTCCAGCATTGGATTGGCGAGCAACTGATCTACAAACCTTCTCCCACTCAAATGGCCTCTTGGCAATCAGACGGAAGTAAGCGATTTAACGCTTTGATCGTGCAGCCTTACGTGCTGGTACAAGAACCGTCAGTTCAAAGCTGA